A DNA window from Streptococcus sp. LPB0220 contains the following coding sequences:
- a CDS encoding peptide deformylase produces the protein MKKNIVKDVLFLGQKSEEATPEDRTLALDLQDTLNAHLLECVGLAANMIGVKKRAIIIRMGSENLVLFNPVLLEKKKPYQTEEGCLSLVGSRPTTRYEEISVAYRDMNWKAKTIHLSGFSAQICQHEMDHLEGIII, from the coding sequence ATGAAAAAGAATATTGTAAAAGATGTCTTATTCTTGGGTCAAAAGTCAGAAGAAGCGACACCTGAGGATCGCACCTTGGCTTTGGATTTGCAGGACACCTTAAATGCTCATCTCCTTGAGTGTGTCGGTTTAGCAGCCAATATGATCGGGGTGAAAAAGCGAGCGATTATCATCCGAATGGGAAGTGAAAATTTGGTCCTGTTTAATCCGGTTCTCCTTGAAAAGAAAAAGCCTTACCAAACAGAGGAAGGATGCTTGTCCTTGGTGGGGAGTCGGCCGACCACTCGTTATGAGGAGATTTCAGTGGCCTATCGAGATATGAATTGGAAAGCAAAAACAATTCATTTGTCAGGCTTTTCGGCCCAGATCTGTCAGCATGAAATGGATCATCTAGAAGGCATTATTATCTAA
- a CDS encoding LacI family DNA-binding transcriptional regulator — MVAKLTDVAKLAGVSPTTVSRVINKKGYLSEKTIQKVQEAMRELGYKPNNVARSLQGKSAKLVGLIFPNISNVFYAELIDKLEHQLFKHGYKTIICNSEHDSEKEREYIEMLEANQVDGIISGSHNLGIEDYNRVTAPIIAFDRNLSPEIPVVSSDNYAGGVLAAETLVKSGAKKIIMITGNDNSNSPTGLRHAGFASVLPESMIINVSSDFSPIRKEMEIKQILTQQKPDAIFASDDLTAILIMKVARELDIQIPQDLKVIGYDGTQFIETYTPELTTIQQPLKDIAILMVDLLLQKIEGKKVATTGYFLPVSLHSGKSV, encoded by the coding sequence ATGGTCGCAAAGCTAACTGATGTCGCCAAACTCGCCGGTGTCAGCCCTACTACTGTCTCACGGGTTATCAATAAAAAAGGATACCTATCTGAAAAAACGATCCAAAAAGTCCAAGAAGCCATGCGAGAATTGGGCTATAAACCTAACAATGTTGCTCGTAGCCTCCAAGGAAAATCAGCCAAGTTAGTCGGCTTGATCTTTCCCAACATCAGCAATGTTTTCTATGCTGAATTAATCGACAAACTAGAACACCAACTCTTCAAACACGGCTATAAAACCATCATCTGCAATAGTGAGCACGACTCCGAAAAAGAGCGTGAATACATTGAAATGTTGGAGGCCAACCAGGTAGATGGCATCATTTCAGGAAGTCATAATTTAGGCATTGAAGATTACAACCGGGTAACTGCTCCTATCATTGCTTTTGACCGCAACCTCTCCCCAGAAATTCCAGTTGTCTCTTCTGATAACTATGCTGGTGGAGTCTTAGCAGCAGAAACCCTGGTCAAAAGTGGTGCTAAAAAGATCATCATGATCACTGGTAATGACAACTCCAACTCCCCAACAGGCTTGCGTCATGCGGGGTTTGCATCGGTTCTACCTGAGTCCATGATCATCAATGTTTCTAGTGATTTCTCCCCTATTCGCAAAGAAATGGAAATCAAACAGATCTTAACCCAGCAAAAACCAGATGCTATCTTTGCCTCTGATGATTTGACGGCGATCTTGATCATGAAAGTCGCTAGAGAATTAGATATTCAGATTCCTCAGGATTTGAAAGTGATTGGTTATGATGGAACCCAGTTCATCGAGACCTATACACCTGAACTGACAACCATCCAACAACCCCTCAAAGACATTGCTATTCTCATGGTGGATCTTTTACTCCAAAAGATCGAAGGAAAAAAAGTAGCGACTACCGGTTATTTCTTGCCCGTTAGTCTCCACTCTGGAAAAAGTGTCTAA
- a CDS encoding sucrose-6-phosphate hydrolase, translated as MEWTTERRYRRYEDWTKEEKQAIQDHMAKSPWHTHYHVEPKAGLLNDPNGFSYFDGKWILFYQNFPFGAAHGLKSWVQTESEDLVHFTETGVTLLPDTDLDSHGAYSGSAMQFGDKLFLFYTGNVRDAEWVRHPYQVGALMDKDGKIEKIDKILIDQPADSTDHFRDPQIFNFKGQHYAIVGGQDLEKKGFIRLYKAVDNDYTNWVAVGDLDFANDRTAYMMECPNLVFVGGQPVLLYCPQGLDKSVLDYDNIYPNMYKIGASFDPEKAKMVDVSELHNLDYGFEAYATQGFNAPDGRAYAVSWLGLPDVSYPTDSYDYQGALSLVKELTIKDGKLYQYPVEAIKDLRAESEDFANKAQTKNCYELELQFEKDSQNEIVLFADAEGKGLALTFDLAKGLVTVDRSQAGEQYAQEFGTSRSCTIANQATTANIFIDNSIFEIFINKGEKVFSGRVYPHADQNGILIKSGTPTGTYYELDYGRKAN; from the coding sequence ATGGAATGGACAACTGAACGTCGTTACAGACGTTACGAAGACTGGACAAAAGAGGAAAAGCAAGCCATCCAAGATCATATGGCCAAATCTCCTTGGCATACACACTATCATGTTGAGCCAAAAGCTGGTCTCTTAAATGATCCTAACGGTTTTTCCTACTTTGATGGAAAATGGATCTTGTTTTACCAAAATTTCCCATTTGGTGCAGCCCATGGGTTAAAATCATGGGTACAAACAGAAAGTGAAGACTTGGTTCATTTCACAGAAACTGGGGTAACGCTTCTTCCAGACACAGATCTGGATAGTCATGGAGCTTATTCCGGATCAGCCATGCAGTTTGGTGACAAACTATTCTTATTCTACACTGGAAATGTTCGTGATGCAGAATGGGTTCGTCATCCTTACCAAGTTGGTGCTTTGATGGACAAGGACGGAAAGATTGAAAAAATTGACAAAATCTTGATTGATCAACCGGCTGACTCTACGGATCACTTCCGTGACCCACAAATTTTTAATTTCAAGGGTCAACACTACGCTATCGTTGGTGGTCAAGACCTTGAGAAGAAAGGATTCATCCGTCTTTATAAGGCTGTAGATAACGACTATACCAACTGGGTTGCAGTCGGTGACTTGGATTTTGCAAACGATCGGACAGCTTATATGATGGAATGTCCTAACCTAGTCTTTGTTGGAGGCCAACCCGTTCTCCTCTACTGTCCTCAAGGCTTAGATAAATCAGTTCTCGATTATGACAATATCTATCCAAATATGTACAAGATCGGGGCAAGCTTTGACCCAGAAAAGGCCAAAATGGTCGATGTATCTGAATTGCATAATCTCGACTATGGTTTTGAAGCCTATGCGACTCAAGGATTTAATGCACCTGATGGACGTGCCTATGCTGTTAGCTGGCTAGGTCTTCCAGACGTTTCTTATCCAACAGATTCCTATGACTACCAAGGAGCTCTCTCACTGGTCAAAGAATTAACCATCAAAGATGGCAAGCTCTACCAATACCCAGTTGAAGCGATCAAGGACTTGCGCGCTGAGAGTGAGGATTTTGCCAACAAGGCTCAAACCAAGAACTGCTATGAATTGGAATTGCAGTTTGAAAAAGATAGCCAGAACGAAATCGTCCTCTTTGCCGATGCAGAAGGAAAGGGCTTAGCTCTCACATTTGATCTGGCTAAAGGATTGGTCACAGTCGATCGAAGCCAGGCTGGTGAGCAATATGCGCAAGAATTCGGTACGAGCCGTAGCTGCACAATCGCTAACCAAGCGACAACCGCTAATATTTTCATTGACAATTCGATATTTGAAATCTTTATCAATAAAGGAGAAAAAGTATTTTCTGGTCGGGTCTACCCACATGCAGATCAAAATGGAATCTTGATCAAGTCTGGAACCCCTACTGGAACTTACTACGAACTTGATTATGGTCGCAAAGCTAACTGA
- a CDS encoding sucrose-specific PTS transporter subunit IIBC — protein MSNTEIAKQVIDAIGGVENVSSVAHCATRLRVMVKDESKINKDVVENIEKVQGAFFNSGQYQIIFGTGTVNKIYDEVVALGLPTSSKDEMKAEAAKQGNWFQRAIRTFGDVFVPILPAIVATGLFMGIRGAIAQDQVLALFGTTADAFKSTDFYTYSTILTDTAFAFFPALISWSAFRVFGGNPVLGIVIGLMMVSPTLPNAWVVAEDPSKAATYFGIFHHVVGFQNSVLPAFFVGLIGAKLEKWLHKKIPDVLDLLLVPLFTLTIMSFLALFIIGPFFHSIEEYVLNVTKFILNLPFGLAGLLIGGVHQLIVVTGVHHIFNLLESQLITADKKDPFNAIITAAMTAQAGATLAVAVKSKSQKVKALAFPATISALLGITEPAIFGVNLRYVKPFVIALGAGAVGGWIASMLNLAGTGFGITIIPGTLLYLNGQLLKYVFMVVFTTALSFGLTYMFGYEDEASSVPAEDKEAEAIIEEETTGALPASLQYETIISPIVGQAVALSDVNDPVFSSGAMGQGIAIKPTEGVVYAPADAEVTIAFATGHAYGLKTANGAEILIHVGIDTVSMNGEGFDQKVAQGDKVKAGDVLGTFDAAKIAAAGLEDTTMVIVTNTADYASVTPVATGSVAKGDAIIEVKA, from the coding sequence ATGTCAAATACAGAAATTGCAAAGCAGGTCATCGATGCAATCGGTGGGGTTGAGAACGTTAGCAGTGTTGCTCACTGTGCGACTCGTCTTCGCGTGATGGTAAAAGATGAATCAAAAATCAACAAAGATGTTGTTGAGAACATTGAAAAAGTACAAGGTGCTTTCTTTAACTCAGGTCAATACCAAATCATCTTTGGTACTGGTACTGTAAACAAGATCTATGATGAAGTAGTAGCTCTTGGCTTACCAACATCATCAAAAGATGAAATGAAAGCAGAAGCCGCTAAACAAGGAAACTGGTTCCAACGCGCGATCCGTACCTTTGGAGACGTTTTTGTTCCAATTCTACCAGCAATTGTTGCGACTGGATTGTTTATGGGGATTCGTGGTGCCATTGCTCAAGACCAGGTTTTGGCTTTGTTTGGCACAACAGCAGATGCATTTAAATCTACTGATTTTTATACCTATTCAACAATTTTAACTGATACCGCGTTTGCCTTCTTCCCAGCCTTGATTTCATGGTCTGCATTCCGAGTATTCGGAGGAAATCCTGTTCTTGGGATTGTAATTGGTTTGATGATGGTTAGTCCGACACTTCCAAATGCGTGGGTTGTAGCGGAAGATCCTTCTAAAGCAGCAACATACTTTGGTATCTTCCATCATGTGGTTGGATTCCAGAACTCAGTTCTTCCCGCTTTCTTCGTTGGTCTAATTGGTGCGAAACTTGAAAAGTGGCTCCATAAGAAAATTCCAGATGTCTTAGATTTGTTATTGGTTCCATTATTCACATTGACAATCATGTCATTCCTCGCTTTGTTTATTATTGGTCCATTCTTCCACAGTATCGAAGAATATGTACTAAATGTAACTAAGTTTATTTTGAATTTACCATTTGGTCTTGCAGGTCTTCTTATTGGTGGCGTTCATCAGTTGATTGTCGTTACCGGCGTCCATCATATCTTTAATCTTCTTGAATCACAATTAATTACTGCAGATAAAAAAGATCCATTTAATGCAATTATTACAGCGGCTATGACTGCACAAGCTGGAGCTACTTTAGCAGTGGCAGTGAAATCTAAATCTCAAAAAGTGAAAGCTCTAGCATTTCCTGCAACTATCTCTGCCTTGTTAGGTATTACTGAGCCTGCAATCTTTGGTGTAAACTTGCGTTATGTGAAACCATTCGTTATTGCTTTGGGAGCAGGTGCAGTAGGTGGTTGGATTGCATCTATGTTAAATCTTGCTGGTACAGGATTTGGTATTACAATTATTCCAGGAACGCTTCTCTATCTAAACGGTCAATTATTGAAATATGTATTTATGGTTGTATTTACAACTGCCCTAAGTTTCGGTTTGACTTATATGTTTGGTTATGAAGATGAAGCTTCATCAGTTCCTGCAGAGGACAAAGAAGCAGAAGCTATTATTGAAGAAGAAACAACTGGAGCTCTTCCAGCATCTCTTCAATACGAAACCATTATCTCTCCGATCGTTGGTCAAGCTGTTGCTTTGTCTGATGTGAATGATCCTGTCTTCTCAAGTGGAGCGATGGGACAAGGAATTGCCATCAAACCAACTGAAGGCGTTGTCTATGCACCAGCTGATGCTGAAGTAACCATTGCTTTTGCAACTGGTCACGCTTACGGTTTGAAGACCGCTAATGGTGCTGAAATCTTGATCCACGTTGGGATTGATACCGTATCAATGAACGGTGAAGGATTTGATCAAAAAGTAGCTCAAGGTGATAAAGTGAAAGCTGGTGATGTCCTTGGTACATTTGATGCAGCGAAAATTGCCGCAGCTGGTCTTGAAGACACAACTATGGTGATCGTCACTAACACAGCTGACTATGCTTCTGTCACACCTGTTGCAACTGGATCTGTTGCGAAGGGTGATGCGATCATCGAAGTCAAAGCTTAA
- a CDS encoding ABC transporter ATP-binding protein: MINIFRRLTAKEWGMIALSTVFICLAVWMDLKTPEYLSDITTLLAKEGTKVSDIMDPGSKMLLFSFGSFLMAVFVGFLASRVAASFTTRLRGEIFHQVMDYSDAEIKKFSVPSLLTRTTNDLTQLQIMIVMGMQVVTRGPIMAIWALTKIWGKSSAWTTSVGIAVLMVLILLSVLVLIAFPRQQKVQGLTDALNATTRESLTGVRVVRAYNAEAYQNEKFQAENKGLTRLNLFVYRLMSLMNPVMTVVSSGLTLAIYWIGAHLINDIAMPKDPTKILASPALADRTKVFSDMITFSSYAMQVVIGFMMMVAILIILPRALVSAKRINQVLALEPSVAFPSESKETTGQVGTVEFQDVSFRYGRTSRAVIEHVTFSAQKGQTVAFIGSTGSGKSTLVNLIPRFYDATEGKILVDGVNVKDYSHQELNNKVGYIPQKAVLFSGTIRSNMEFGESSQGKLEDEAIWKALELAQAKEFVAAKEKGLDTEVAQGGSNFSGGQRQRLAIARALARKPEILIFDDSFSALDYKTDRILRQALKEKLADTTKLIVAQRISTIMDADLILVLDQGKVVGQGTHKELLATNEVYQEIAYSQLSKEELEHA, encoded by the coding sequence ATGATCAATATATTTCGGCGCTTAACCGCCAAAGAATGGGGCATGATTGCCCTTAGTACGGTCTTTATCTGTCTAGCGGTTTGGATGGATTTAAAGACTCCTGAATACTTATCTGATATCACGACCCTCTTAGCTAAGGAGGGGACCAAGGTTTCGGATATTATGGATCCGGGAAGCAAGATGTTGCTCTTCTCTTTTGGAAGCTTTTTAATGGCAGTTTTTGTAGGCTTTTTGGCTTCAAGAGTCGCTGCCAGCTTTACGACGCGACTTCGAGGAGAGATTTTCCATCAAGTGATGGATTACTCTGATGCCGAGATCAAGAAATTCTCCGTTCCCTCTCTCTTGACCCGGACGACCAACGATTTGACCCAGTTGCAAATCATGATTGTGATGGGGATGCAAGTTGTGACGCGTGGTCCCATTATGGCGATTTGGGCCTTAACCAAGATTTGGGGGAAGAGCAGTGCCTGGACAACTTCTGTTGGGATTGCGGTCTTGATGGTCTTGATTCTTCTCTCTGTTCTGGTTCTTATTGCCTTTCCGCGCCAGCAAAAGGTTCAAGGTTTGACCGATGCTTTGAATGCGACGACACGGGAGAGTTTGACTGGGGTGCGAGTGGTTCGCGCCTACAATGCGGAAGCGTATCAAAATGAGAAATTCCAGGCTGAAAACAAGGGCTTAACCCGTCTAAATCTCTTTGTTTATCGGTTGATGTCTTTGATGAACCCGGTCATGACAGTGGTATCAAGTGGGTTGACCCTGGCTATCTACTGGATTGGGGCGCACTTGATCAATGATATCGCCATGCCAAAAGATCCTACAAAGATCCTCGCCAGTCCTGCATTAGCGGATCGGACCAAGGTCTTCTCAGATATGATCACCTTCTCCTCTTACGCCATGCAGGTTGTCATTGGCTTTATGATGATGGTGGCCATCTTGATTATCCTTCCTCGTGCCTTGGTATCCGCAAAACGGATTAATCAGGTCTTGGCTCTTGAACCGTCTGTAGCCTTCCCAAGTGAGTCAAAAGAAACAACAGGCCAAGTAGGTACAGTAGAATTTCAAGACGTTTCCTTCCGATATGGACGGACTTCCCGTGCTGTGATTGAGCACGTGACCTTCTCAGCTCAGAAAGGACAAACCGTTGCCTTCATCGGATCAACTGGTTCTGGTAAATCCACTTTGGTCAATTTAATCCCGCGTTTTTACGATGCGACAGAAGGAAAGATCTTAGTGGATGGGGTGAATGTCAAGGACTATAGCCACCAAGAATTGAACAATAAAGTCGGCTACATTCCACAAAAAGCAGTGCTCTTTAGTGGCACGATTCGCTCCAATATGGAATTTGGGGAAAGTAGCCAAGGAAAATTAGAGGATGAAGCCATCTGGAAAGCTCTTGAATTGGCCCAAGCCAAAGAGTTTGTTGCCGCAAAAGAGAAGGGCTTGGATACAGAAGTAGCGCAAGGAGGAAGCAACTTCTCTGGAGGACAACGTCAACGTTTGGCGATTGCGCGTGCCCTTGCACGCAAGCCCGAGATCCTCATCTTTGATGATTCCTTCTCAGCCCTGGATTATAAAACAGATCGGATCTTGCGACAAGCCCTAAAAGAAAAGTTGGCAGATACGACCAAATTGATCGTTGCGCAACGGATTTCGACCATTATGGATGCGGATTTGATTTTGGTCTTGGATCAAGGGAAGGTCGTCGGTCAAGGTACCCACAAGGAATTGCTTGCGACCAATGAAGTCTATCAAGAAATTGCCTATTCACAATTGTCTAAGGAGGA
- the scrK gene encoding fructokinase ScrK — MTKLYGSLEAGGTKFVCAVGDENYNVVEKVQFPTTKPIETIDKCIEFFSKFEDLVGLAIGSFGPIDIDPNSNTYGFITTTPKPNWANVDIVGAFRRALNVPIYFTTDVNSSAYGEVVARNNAGGHIENLVYYTIGTGIGAGVIQRGEFIGGAGHPEMGHYYVAQHPMDVEKEFKGVCPFHNGCLEGFAAGPSLEARTGIRGENIELNSNVWDIQAYYIAQAAVNATVTFRPDVIVFGGGVMAQQHMLDRVRTKFTALLNGYLPVPDVRDYIVTPAVAGNGSATLGNFVLAKEVSEKLKK; from the coding sequence ATGACAAAATTATATGGAAGTTTGGAAGCTGGCGGTACAAAATTTGTTTGTGCGGTTGGTGATGAAAACTATAATGTTGTGGAAAAAGTACAATTTCCAACAACCAAGCCAATTGAGACGATTGATAAGTGTATTGAATTTTTCTCAAAATTTGAGGATCTAGTTGGGCTTGCGATTGGTTCATTTGGACCAATTGATATCGATCCAAATTCAAACACTTATGGTTTCATCACAACGACTCCAAAACCAAATTGGGCCAATGTAGATATCGTTGGGGCCTTCCGTCGTGCCTTGAATGTACCTATCTATTTCACAACAGATGTGAATAGTTCTGCCTATGGAGAAGTGGTCGCACGCAACAATGCGGGTGGTCATATCGAAAACTTGGTTTACTATACAATCGGAACAGGAATCGGAGCTGGTGTCATCCAACGTGGTGAGTTTATCGGGGGAGCTGGGCACCCAGAAATGGGACACTACTATGTGGCCCAACACCCAATGGATGTGGAAAAAGAATTCAAGGGTGTTTGTCCTTTCCACAATGGCTGTTTGGAAGGTTTTGCGGCTGGTCCTAGTCTCGAAGCTCGTACGGGTATTCGTGGGGAAAACATTGAACTCAACAGCAATGTATGGGATATTCAAGCCTACTACATCGCACAAGCAGCAGTGAATGCGACAGTTACCTTCCGCCCAGACGTCATTGTCTTTGGAGGAGGAGTCATGGCTCAACAACATATGTTAGATCGTGTTCGCACGAAATTTACTGCCCTCTTGAACGGTTACCTCCCTGTACCTGATGTGAGAGATTATATTGTGACACCTGCAGTTGCCGGCAATGGTTCAGCGACCTTGGGGAACTTTGTCCTTGCAAAAGAAGTGAGCGAAAAGCTTAAAAAATAA
- a CDS encoding MarR family winged helix-turn-helix transcriptional regulator gives MDKPLLEFKKIGHLIHLMVEREAKKRGFEFSAGPQGQVLRFLSHREKEGKVTLIRDVEQELHITKSVTSNLIKRMEKNGFIYLEASPTDKRAKYVYLTDSVKANLNDMKQFFEEVERSLVAGVSEEELAIFFKVMQQFYENMKKRSEE, from the coding sequence ATGGACAAACCTTTACTAGAATTTAAAAAAATCGGTCATCTCATTCACCTCATGGTGGAAAGAGAAGCTAAGAAGCGTGGGTTTGAATTTAGCGCAGGACCACAAGGTCAGGTATTGAGATTCTTATCTCATCGTGAAAAGGAGGGAAAAGTGACCTTGATTCGGGATGTTGAACAGGAACTTCATATCACAAAATCCGTGACCAGTAATCTGATCAAGCGAATGGAGAAAAATGGGTTTATTTATTTAGAGGCTAGTCCGACCGATAAACGGGCCAAGTATGTCTACCTAACAGACAGTGTGAAAGCCAATTTGAATGACATGAAGCAATTCTTTGAAGAGGTAGAACGGAGTCTAGTAGCGGGTGTATCAGAAGAAGAATTGGCTATCTTTTTCAAGGTTATGCAGCAATTTTATGAGAATATGAAAAAAAGGAGCGAGGAATGA